The proteins below come from a single Amphiura filiformis chromosome 15, Afil_fr2py, whole genome shotgun sequence genomic window:
- the LOC140172016 gene encoding uncharacterized protein gives MRLQHYLQSPFPWPLTQTKDSPRKRKLKEELKAQKQKNAKLQAEKTVSETKVKQLEKTKAIAASTVTELAKVKQDNVVLQKEKMELEKAEKELEAKLVKLETNMDKLINQFDPVKSDLQKYIQKYREKEREMATLQEEYEQILSNLTKAKDKLSHLNTRNVNKRIGTREKSCRSLQIENAALKGEVESVRLEVDQVKHQLALSTHDAQQKEVAIDMLQNQLAQNRKEKRTLYKHGWYMDKREEKRRGETNKIFGEEYIRQLTQKMKVLDERNKELEQLFVLLESEEIETFHDGKYDDEVREVIMDLLCMNVGMNKVNDVIRAVLQKLAKKDIGRLPSNHIKSNLLMEARFLADVEVAEAMRKGADLQSVLGNSIHGDGTTKFHKKYQNFQVTLDDGTQRTLALKPMGASDTDAVMKCFTDRVRELSDALQIVTGNESEEENAKLFASVKSTMTDQGPTMPQFSEKLKVVREELLPAAYSKWDELPDDLQATTKEFCTFYCKMHPLINFATECDKVLKAFEDVATSGKSFHTFLTAEAGVTRLIRTSSQAFHRRGSDKSGVEEFFTPYLLKQHNTKNHLVHYIGNRANILFEGAAAAYYHLRHMESFLQLLPDPNHLLKAVQEDLSEPIHAAELLALGIIHKLITQPFWHIIKTSPNILICNNSVRMPDHCSRKPVFMDIEVVEDEVYEALFAEHDPAQETMCIQALELICTAMLLILERQCRDQLPGGIYWETDTTAWSNVPATNMVGERDFAVLDLLIRQKPAARTTSLEALIMWSNNKTSTWLNDLDPDTKQKYMAEARTRSGSLIDKYHSRMEEIRSQKWETLKQKQKEKGEKERRQMGQALKLAKGVEKRTRRPMDNSIRSRRQSP, from the exons ATGAGATTACAGCACTACCTGCAGTCACCTTTTCCATGGCCTCTGACACAAACCAAGGACTCGCCACGGAAACGTAAGCTAAAAGAAGAGTTAAAGGCTCAAAAGCAAAAGAATGCAAAACTTCAGGCAGAAAAGACAGTAAGTGAGACCAAAGTGAAGCAATTGGAAAAAACAAAAGCCATTGCTGCTTCAACAGTAACTGAGCTTGCCAAAGTAAAGCAGGACAATGTAGTTCTACAAAAGGAAAAAATGGAGTTGGAAAAAGCTGAGAAGGAGTTGGAAGCTAAGCTGGTCAAGTTAGAGACAAACATGgacaaattaatcaatcaatttgaccctGTCAAGAGTGACCTTCAGAAGTACATACAGAAGTACAGGGAGAAAGAAAGGGAGATGGCAACTCTGCAAGAGGAGTATGAGCAGATATTATCCAATTTGACCAAGGCCAAGGACAAGCTTTCCCATCTGAACACCAGAAATGTGAATAAACGAATTGGCACAAGAGAGAAATCGTGTAGAAGTCTTCAAATAGAAAATGCAGCGTTGAAAGGAGAAGTTGAAAGTGTAAGGTTAGAAGTAGACCAGGTGAAACATCAACTTGCCCTGAGTACTCATGATGCGCAGCAGAAAGAGGTTGCCATTGACATGCTTCAAAACCAGTTGGCTCAAAATAGAAAGGAGAAGAGGACTTTGTACAAACATGGATGGTATATGGACAAGAGGGAGGAGAAAAGGAGAGGAGAAACCAACAAGATCTTTGGAGAGGAGTATATAAGACAACTTACCCAAAAGATGAAAGTATTAGATGAACGTAATAAGGAACTTGAGCAATTGTTTGTCCTCCTTGAGTCGGAAGAAATTGAAACCTTTCATGATGGGAAATATGACGATGAAGTGAGGGAGGTGATCATGGATCTACTATGTATGAATGTGGGGATGAATAAGGTGAATGATGTAATCAGGGCGGTTCTACAAAAACTCGCCAAGAAAGACATCGGGCGCCTGCCTTCAAATCATATTAAATCGAATTTGCTCATGGAAGCTAGATTTCTGGCTGATGTAGAGGTGGCTGAAGCAATGAGAAAGGGAGCTGATCTTCAGAGTGTCCTCGGTAACTCAATACATGGCGATGGAACAACCAagttccataaaaaataccagAATTTTCAGGTCACCCTAGATGATGGAACTCAAAGAACATTGGCCCTCAAGCCCATGGGTGCGAGTGATACAGATGCTGTGATGAAATGTTTCACTGATAGAGTTAGGGAATTATCTGATGCTCTTCAAATAGTGACAGGCAACGAATCAGAGGAAGAGAATGCAAAATTATTTGCTTCAGTGAAGAGCACCATGACTGACCAGGGCCCCACAATgccacaattttcagaaaagctCAAAGTTGTACGTGAAGAGCTCCTACCGGCAGCTTATAGTAAGTGGGATGAGCTTCCTGATGATCTACAAGCAACAACAAAAGAATTTTGCACCTTTTATTGTAAAATGCACCCATTGATAAACTTTGCAACAGAATGTGACAAGGTGCTGAAGGCATTTGAAGATGTGGCCACTTCGGGCAAGAGCTTTCATACATTTCTGACTGCAGAGGCAGGTGTTACTAGACTTATACGGACCTCCAGCCAGGCCTTTCATAGGCGCGGATCCGACAAATCTGGTGTGGAAGAATTCTTTACACCCTACCTTCTGAAGCAGCACAACACGAAAAATCACTTAGTACACTACATTGGAAACCGGGCTAATATCTTGTTTGAAGGGGCTGCAGCGGCATATTACCATCTACGCCACATGGAATCATTCCTGCAGCTCTTGCCTGATCCAAACCATCTCCTCAAGGCTGTTCAGGAAGATTTATCTGAGCCAATCCATGCAGCTGAGCTTCTGGCATTAGGCATCATCCATAAACTCATCACTCAACCCTTCTGGCACATCATCAAAACCAGTCCCAACATCCTGA TCTGCAACAACTCAGTGAGGATGCCAGACCATTGTTCAAGGAAGCCTGTGTTCATGGATATAGAAGTGGTTGAGGATGAAGTTTATGAGGCACTGTTTGCAGAGCATGATCCGGCACAGGAAACCATGTGCATACAAGCGCTGGAATTAATATGTACAGCCATGTTGCTTATATTGGAGAGGCAGTGCCGAGACCAGCTGCCTGGAGGTATTTACTGGGAGACCGATACCACCGCATGGAGCAATGTACCTGCAACCAACATGGTGGGTGAAAGGGACTTTGCCGTGTTGGATCTTCTCATCAGACAAAAGCCGGCTGCCAGGACAACATCACTGGAGGCATTAATCATGTGGTCTAACAATAAAACATCAACATGGCTAAATGACTTAGACCCTGACACAAAGCAGAAATACATGGCAGAAGCTAGGACCAGGAGTGGATCCTTAATAGACAAGTACCACAGCAGGATGGAAGAGATCAGGAGCCAGAAGTGGGAAAcccttaaacaaaaacaaaaggagaaaggagaaaaggaaagaCGACAAATGGGTCAAGCTCTAAAACTTGCCAAGGGAGTTGAGAAACGCACCAGGCGGCCTATGGACAACTCCATACGAAGTAGAAGACAATCTCCTTAA